In Pseudofrankia saprophytica, one genomic interval encodes:
- a CDS encoding succinate dehydrogenase/fumarate reductase iron-sulfur subunit: MKLTLRIWRQSGPDAKGTLVDYVLDDVSPEMSFLEMLDVLNEKLILDGDIPVTFDHDCREGICGACGMVVNGAPHGPQTLTTTCQLHMRTFSDGDTIVIEPWRSAAFPVVKDLMVDRSAFDRIIQAGGYVSVTTGSAPEANTQLVPKPDADLAFENAECIGCGACVAACPNGSSMLFVSAKVSHLNVLPQGQPERESRVVSMVEQMDVEGFGGCTNTGECTNACPKGIPQASIARLNKEYLRASLGRRR; encoded by the coding sequence ATGAAACTCACCCTGCGCATCTGGCGGCAGAGCGGTCCCGACGCGAAGGGCACGCTCGTCGACTACGTGCTGGACGACGTCAGCCCCGAGATGTCGTTCCTGGAGATGCTCGACGTCCTCAACGAGAAGCTCATCCTCGACGGGGACATCCCGGTCACCTTCGACCACGACTGCCGCGAGGGCATCTGCGGCGCCTGCGGCATGGTGGTCAACGGCGCGCCGCACGGTCCGCAGACCCTGACCACCACCTGCCAGCTGCACATGCGCACGTTCTCCGACGGCGACACCATCGTCATCGAGCCGTGGCGGTCGGCGGCGTTCCCGGTGGTCAAGGACCTGATGGTGGACCGGTCGGCGTTCGACCGGATCATCCAGGCAGGCGGCTACGTCAGCGTCACCACCGGCAGCGCGCCCGAGGCGAACACCCAGCTGGTGCCGAAGCCGGACGCGGACCTCGCATTCGAGAACGCCGAGTGCATCGGCTGCGGCGCCTGCGTCGCCGCCTGCCCCAACGGCTCGTCGATGCTGTTCGTCTCGGCCAAGGTCTCGCACCTCAACGTGCTGCCGCAGGGCCAGCCGGAGCGTGAGTCCCGGGTCGTGAGCATGGTCGAGCAGATGGACGTCGAGGGCTTCGGCGGCTGCACCAACACCGGAGAGTGCACCAACGCCTGCCCGAAGGGCATCCCGCAGGCGAGCATCGCCCGGCTCAACAAGGAGTACCTGCGCGCCTCGCTGGGGCGTCGCCGCTAG
- a CDS encoding fumarate reductase/succinate dehydrogenase flavoprotein subunit has translation MSDTFGYTLGSDLVDKAAPDGPIETRWSRRKFEAKLVNPANRRKHRVIVVGTGLAGGSAGATLAEQGYHVIQFCFQDSPRRAHSIAAQGGINAAKNYRNDGDSVRRLFYDTIKGGDFRARESNVHRLAEVSVQIIDQCVAQGVPFAREYSGLLDTRSFGGVQVQRTFYARGQTGQQLLLGAYQALSRQIDAGNVEMHARTEMLDLVVIDGRARGIVARDLVTGEVSTYLADAVVLATGGYGNVFYLSTNAMNSNASAIWRAHKRGAYLANPCYTQIHPTCIPRSGDYQSKLTLMSESLRNDGRIWVPKNAGDTRSPDVIPEDERDYYLERIYPAFGNLVPRDIASRAAKNVCDEGRGVGPGGLGVYLDFADAIRRLGEASVREKYGNLFDMYQRITGENPYKVPMRIYPAIHYTMGGLWVDYDLQSTIPGMFVIGEANFSDHGANRLGASALMQGLADGYFVLPPMLGNYLASTKLAPVDASAPEAVAAHTESAERLERLLAVNGDRTPDSFHKELGELLWDNCGMARNDAGLRKALARIGELREEFWSRVKVPGTGDELNQSLEKANRILDFIEFGELMCLDALHRAESCGGHFREESQTPDGEALRDDDGFAYAAAWEFTGVGSPPVLHKEALEFDEVHLAQRSYA, from the coding sequence ATGTCTGACACGTTCGGATACACCCTCGGCTCGGACCTCGTCGACAAGGCCGCCCCGGACGGCCCGATCGAGACCCGCTGGAGCCGGCGCAAGTTCGAGGCGAAGCTGGTCAACCCGGCCAACCGCCGCAAGCACCGCGTCATCGTCGTCGGCACCGGGCTCGCAGGCGGCTCCGCTGGCGCGACGCTGGCCGAGCAGGGCTACCACGTCATCCAGTTCTGCTTCCAGGACTCGCCGCGCCGGGCGCACTCGATCGCCGCGCAGGGCGGCATCAACGCGGCCAAGAACTACCGCAACGACGGTGACTCGGTCCGCCGGCTGTTCTACGACACGATCAAGGGCGGCGACTTCCGGGCCCGCGAGTCGAACGTGCACCGGCTCGCCGAGGTCTCGGTCCAGATCATCGACCAGTGCGTAGCCCAGGGCGTCCCGTTCGCCCGCGAGTACTCGGGCCTGCTCGACACCCGCTCGTTCGGCGGGGTCCAGGTACAGCGCACCTTCTACGCCCGGGGCCAGACGGGCCAGCAACTGCTGCTCGGCGCCTACCAGGCGCTGTCGCGGCAGATCGACGCCGGCAACGTCGAGATGCACGCCCGTACCGAGATGCTCGACCTGGTCGTCATCGACGGCCGGGCCCGCGGCATCGTCGCCCGCGACCTGGTCACCGGCGAGGTCTCGACCTACCTGGCCGACGCGGTGGTGCTCGCCACCGGCGGCTACGGCAACGTGTTCTACCTGTCGACGAACGCCATGAACTCCAACGCGAGCGCGATCTGGCGGGCACACAAGCGCGGCGCGTACCTCGCCAACCCGTGCTACACCCAGATCCACCCGACCTGCATCCCGCGCTCCGGCGACTACCAGTCGAAGCTCACCCTGATGAGCGAGTCGCTGCGTAATGACGGCCGGATCTGGGTGCCGAAGAACGCGGGCGACACCCGCAGCCCCGACGTGATCCCCGAGGACGAGCGCGACTACTACCTCGAGCGGATCTACCCGGCGTTCGGCAACCTGGTCCCGCGTGACATCGCGTCGCGCGCGGCCAAGAACGTCTGCGACGAGGGCCGCGGCGTCGGCCCCGGCGGGCTCGGCGTGTACCTGGACTTCGCCGACGCGATCCGGCGTCTGGGCGAGGCCAGCGTCCGCGAGAAGTACGGCAACCTGTTCGACATGTACCAGCGGATCACCGGCGAGAACCCGTACAAGGTCCCGATGCGGATCTACCCGGCGATCCACTACACGATGGGCGGGCTGTGGGTCGACTACGACCTGCAGTCGACGATCCCCGGCATGTTCGTGATCGGCGAGGCGAACTTCTCCGACCACGGCGCGAACCGCCTCGGCGCGTCGGCGCTCATGCAGGGCCTCGCGGACGGCTACTTCGTCCTGCCTCCCATGCTGGGCAACTACCTGGCGTCGACCAAGCTGGCCCCGGTCGACGCGTCCGCTCCCGAGGCGGTCGCGGCGCACACCGAGAGCGCCGAGCGGCTCGAGAGGCTGCTCGCCGTGAACGGCGACCGGACCCCGGACTCCTTCCACAAGGAGCTCGGCGAGCTGCTCTGGGACAACTGCGGCATGGCCCGCAACGACGCCGGCCTGCGCAAGGCGCTGGCCCGCATCGGCGAGCTGCGTGAGGAGTTCTGGTCGCGGGTCAAGGTGCCGGGCACGGGCGACGAGCTCAACCAGTCGCTGGAGAAGGCGAACCGGATCCTGGACTTCATCGAGTTCGGCGAGCTGATGTGCCTGGACGCGCTGCACCGCGCCGAGTCCTGCGGCGGCCACTTCCGGGAGGAGAGCCAGACGCCGGACGGTGAGGCGCTGCGCGACGACGACGGCTTCGCCTACGCGGCCGCCTGGGAGTTCACCGGCGTCGGCAGCCCGCCCGTGCTGCACAAGGAAGCCCTCGAGTTCGACGAAGTGCACCTCGCCCAGCGGAGCTACGCATGA